GGCTTTTGATAGTGGTTCCCGTGGCCCTGATTCTCATCTTCGGCCTCCTGTACTGGAGTTACAGGTCAGTGCGGGATGCGATACTAATATTCAGCGGGGTGCCTTTCGCGGCTATGGGGGGAGTGGCCGGGCTGGCGGTTGGGAGGATGCCCCTCTCAATCTCGGCAGCAGTAGGGTTCATCGCCCTCTCAGGCATCGCCGTGCTCAACGGTCTTGTTCTGGTTTCAACGATAAAGAGGTACAGAGCCGACGGAATGGAATTCAACTCAGCCATAAGAGAGAGCGGTCTTGCGCGGGTGCGGCCCGTACTCATGACTGCCCTCGTTGCCTCCCTCGGGTTTGTGCCGATGGTTCTATCGCGCGGAGTGGGAGCAGAAGTGCAGCGTCCGTTAGCGACCGTCGTAGTGGGAGGCATTCTAACCAGCACTGCTCTGACGCTCATAGTGCTGCCGGTGCTCTACTCGCTCTTCGGGAAGAAGAGCGTCTCGGAGATCTGACGTATGTCAAAACCTCACAGAATCATACGTTTTGTTTCTGCAGTTCTGCTTCTTTCGGCACTTATGCCTCTCCGGTCGTCCATGGGTGACACCCTGACCATTGATACCGCCGTATCCCTGGGTCTTGGAAAACATCCGGACTTTCGATTTGCACGTGGCGGACTTAACGTGGCCCGGGGAGATTTCTGGCGGACTGTCAGCCCGGCGTCGCCAATCGCAAGTATAGAGAACGAGCAAGTGCCAAGGGGATTGGGGATCTCGAACTACGGCGAACAAAGGATAGGGATTGGACAGAGCCTGGAGTTCCCGGTAGTTACCATCTTCCGGGCACGGGCTATGGCTCTGGCCGCCCAGTCTGCCGAGTCGAATACTGAGCTGGCGAAGGCCGCGTCCAGAAGCGAGATTCGGATGACGTTCGTCAGGGCGTGGCTGTCTGGTCTGCGGGCCGTCGCCGCCGACTCTCTGGCGAATGCGGCAGAGCTTTTGGCAAGAAGCGGAGAGAAGAGAGAGGCCGTCGGGGAAATCACAAGTCTCGAAAAGGACCGCCTCACAGTGCAGAAGGAGCAGTTTGCAAGAGAGCACGCCGCGGCTCAACTGCGACTCCGGGTTGCCGTGACTCAACTTGAGCAGTTGATCGGAACACAGCTTGAACCCGGTATTGTTCTAGCGAAACCCGCGCTGGAAGAGCTCGCGAATCCTGAGAACGCTGACCTTGAAGATGAGAGCGCCTTTGTGAAGAGGGCCGTGCTCCTGGGCGAATCGTCCAGAAGTTGGCTTACAGCAGAGAAGCTTGCATGGCTGCCCCGAATCGAAGTTAGGATATTCAGACAGCTGGCTTCGAACGAGAAATTCTGGGGAGGGGAATTGGGGTTCTCCCTGCCTGTTTGGTACATGCTGGGAGAACGCGGAGATATCCAGAAGGCCCGCGGGGAATCTGAGAAAGCTCTTGCCTCGAGCGAGAGTGCGCGCCGCGAGTGGGCGACGAGGTGGACAGAGGCATCTCTTTCTCTTGACGCGGCTTTGAATACACTCGGCAATTTCGAGGGATCGGCATTGCCGGTGTCGCGCCGCGCCCTTCGTGCGGCCATTCGTTCGTATGAAGTTGGAGAAGTCGGCATAACAGACCTTCTGTCGAGCTTCATCCAGGAACAGGGAGTGGAGCTTGGATATCTGGACGCAATCGAAAACGCCTGGCATTGGCGAACACAGCTCGATATTCTGACGGCTGGATACCAAAAGAAGTAGACGCGGATTCTCAGAAGGAATTTGACGGGTCTGGGGCCGGGCCGCCGGTTCCGGCAGCGGCTTTTTCATCACTCCCCCGTGAGCAGAAGCGTTCACTACAGATCTGCCCCGCATTCGGTTGACGGTTCCCACCGCCTGTGCTAGCTTGCGTGGACATGCCCGCGCAATTTCTGCTGCTCTTCGGCGGGATTACAGTCTTCGCCGGTCCACGTGACCATGTTTCGCGGTATTAGAGCGGAAAGGATGATGGAAATTGACCCCCGCCGCCAACATGCTTTGGGGCGGGAGTCTTCATCTCATGCTCCACGGCGGTAGGCAGAAAGGAGATTTCACATGCCGCGTTCGTCTTGAATTCACTTGCCATCAGCATGGTTCATTCAATGCTCTCCGGGACGGCATCGATGGATTTCGGGGGTAAGCGTGCCGCCGCATCTGCGGCAGGAATGTTCGACGGCATGCAATACATAGGCGGGGCCGCAGTCGGCACAGGCATGGGTTGGCTTCTGCAGACGTACGGATGGGGCACCTGGGGACCTTCAATGATTGGCTTCTCGGCGATAGGAGCTGTGCTGATGCTCTTCCTGTGGAACGCAAGGCCGCGTCGGACCGCGCCTGCACATTAGCTATCTGTGATTGTCGGCTGAACGATGAATACGACTGAGACACAGGTCGGACGCAACCTCTTCCTTCTCTTCCTGGCCGTTCTGGCCACAGTTCCCTGGATTGTGGCCAAATACGCAGGCCTCCATCTGGATCCGGGATGGGAGGTCGCGCTCAGCGGTCTGGCCATAATCGGAGCTGCGTTTCTTATTTCCTGGGCGGCCGAGGTTGCACAATTCGACGTGCCCCGCTCGGTTGCCATGGCCGCAGTCGCCCTTATTGCTGTTCTCCCTGAATATGCCGTTGATATTTATCTTGCGTGGAGGGCGGGGGACTCGCCTTCGTACATTCCTCTTGTGTCGGCGAACATGACCGGCGGCAATAGGCTCCTTGTAGGTGTGGGATGGTCACTCACAGCGGTTCTTGCATGGTGGTCACTGAGGCCGGGTAACAAGAGGTCCTCGGGTCATGCTCACGCACACGGGGCAAGGTCTGATTACAGAGAGCGCAGAATTACTCTCGAAGACGAACTCTCGATAGAGTTCTGTTTCCTGGCAATCCCGACCGTCTACTGTTTCACTCTCTGGATAAAAAGCACGATCTCCCTTTGGGACACTGCCTTTCTCGTCCTGACGTATTGTGCTTATATATGGACGACTCTCAAGGGACCGTTAAGGGAACCCGAAGTCGAGGGTCCTGCAAAGATTCTTTCGGGCCTTCGAAGGCGCTTCAGAGTATCAGCTACGCTCATTTTGTTTCTTTTCGCTGCATTCGTCATCGTCATCGCAACAAAGCCTTTTGCCGAAGGGCTTATCGCTGTCGGGAAAAGGATGGGCATAGATGAATTCCTACTCATCCAATGGATCGCACCGCTTGCCTCTGAGTCTCCCGAGATTATCGTCGTGGCATATTTTGCTGCTCGCGGGTTTGGGACTGCCGCGATGACGGCAATTATCTCTTCCAAGATAAACCAGTGGACTCTTCTTGTCTCCTCCCTTCCTATTGCATTCAGTCTCTCACAAGGGAAGATGGGTCACATTCCTCTTGACCCCAGGCCGCGGGAAGAGGTCCTTCTTACCGCTTGTCAATCATTCTTTGCGCTCGCAGTGATCGCAGACCTGACCATATCCCTGTGGGAGGCACTCGTTCTTTTTGCCCTTTTTGCAACTCAATTGTTCTTCCCCACCCTCGAGGCAAGATACTTCTACAGTGCGGTCTATGTCGTCCTCGGACTGATCGTTCTGACGAAGAAGGGCCCCGCGCTGCGGAAGAACTTTTCCTATCTCATGCGCTATTTGAAGTAAAAAGCTCTCTTGTTTCGACATCTGCAGACAGGTCTGACCAGGAGGGTTCCTCGTCCCGGCGGACTCGGTGGTTGTCTCTGCAGGGCTCAAGCCGGCACCGGCCGCTCAAAAGATTCGTTTGTGAATTGAATCCTGATGGGGTATAAATGTCTTAGTCCCCGAGGGAGGTTTGACCTTGAAGGTTCTCGCTCAGAATTACAGCAATGGAAGCCTGGAGATGCTTGAAGTCCCGATGATTGCGTCTCAGAAAGGACTTCTTGTGAAGACAATGGCCTCCGTTGTCTCTGTCGGGACCGAGAAGGCAATGATAGATGTGGCCAGAAAGAGTCTCCTGGGGAAAGCCCTCGCGCGTCCTGATTGGGTGAAACAGGTCATCGACAAGGTAAAGCAGGAAGGACTCATGGAGGCGTGGAGACAGTCAAAGGCAAGACTCGATATGCCTGTGCCGCTCGGGTACTCCTGCGCCGGGATCGTGCAGTCTGTAGGCGAGGGAGAGGGTGATTTCCGGGTTGGAGACAGAGTGGGCTGCAGCGGGAGCGGTCATGCCTCGCACGCCGAATGGAACGCGGTTCCCTCAAACCTCTGTGCGAAGATTCCGGATAATGTCTCGTTTGAAGATGCCTCCTACGTTGCCGTAGGCGGTATCGCAATGGAGGCGGTACGGCTTGCGCGGCCGGAGTTCGGCCACAAAATAGGAATAATCGGACTGGGACTGCTCGGACAGATAGCCGTTCAGATTGCGAGAGCCGCGGGTTGTCATGTCCTGGGAATTGATGTAGTGGATTGGAAATGCGAGCTTGCCCTCCGAAGCGGAGCAGAGAGAGTCGCAGTGGCAGGCAAGGATGATCCCATAGCTGCGGCAAGAGAGTTCTCGGGCCATGACGGCCTTGATGCAGTCATTATCCTGGCTTCTGTTGACAGTGATGAACCATTGATTCAGGCCGCCAGGATGGCGAGAGAGCGCGGGAGGATAATTGCCGGCGGGCTCGTCGGACTCAATGTTCCAAGACAACTTTTCTACGAGAAGGAACTTGAATTTGCCGTCTCAAGGGCCTGGGGTCCGGGACTCTATGACCTTGACTACGAAGAGCGTGGCTTTAAGTATCCGGTGGCCTACGCCAGGTGGACCGCTCAACGCAACATGGAAGAGTTCCTGAGGATGGTTTCTATTGGTTCGATAAAGCTCGACTGTCTCACGACCCAGAGGTTTCCATTTGAAAAGGCGCTCCAGGCCTATGAAATGTTGATGTCTGGGAAGGAATCCGCATTAGGCGTGGTGCTTCAGTATCCTGAGAAAGATCAGACACGAGACAAGCCTGTGGCGAGAATGGAGAGTCCGCGCGGCAGGATAGAGAGCGCAGAAAGCGGCCGTGTTCATGCGGACAGGGGTTCAGGTAAGGTTCGCGTCGGAGTGATAGGAGCCGGGCTTTTTGCCCGCGGGACACTGCTCCCGGCAATGAAAAAAGTTCCGGATATGGATTTCGCAGCGGTGACAGACTCCCGGGGGTTGAATGCGAAGGTCACTGCAGATTTGAAGAAATTCAGGTACACTGCCTCAGATTACCTGGAGATTTTGAGGGATAATGATATCGATCTCGTTTTCGTGCTTACGAGGCACGATTCGCACTACAAGCTCGTATGCGAGACACTGAAGAGCGGGAAGCCGGTCTTTGTTGAAAAGCCGCTGTGTATCAGGGGTGACCAGCTAAGAGAGATTGCAGGCACATATAATTCGCTCGTCGCCAGTGGGTCTAATCCATTCCTCATGGTTGGTTTCAACAGGAGGTTTGCTCCGACCACGAAGATGTGCATTGAATTTGTGAAGAAGAGCAGGGACGCAAGCGTTGTGCAAATCAGATGCAATGCCGGTTTTATCAGTCAGGAGTCCTGGGTCCACAAGAAAGATGAGGGGGGCGGGAGGATAATAGGCGAAGTGTGCCATTTTGTGGATCTAGCCCAGGCCATTACCGGCGGACTGCCGGAAAAGGTCTTTGCCTGCTGTACTGAATCTTCAAAGGGGTTGAGGGACAGTCTTACAGTGTCCATGCAGATGGATAACGGAGCCGTGGCCGGTATTACCTATGCATCCAATGGCGACAAGTCCTTTCCGAGGGAAGAAGTCCAGGTGTTCGCGGGTGACTCGGTTTGCGTGATAGACAACTTCAAGAACATTGAATTCGTTCGTTCCGGGAAGAGAAGATCAAAAAGATCTCTCGAGGTTGACAGAGGACATGTCGGAGAGCTCAGGGCTGCCTGCGACGCCATCAGGAACGGGAGACCTTCTCCAATAGATTTCAGGTCCATTGTTGCCACAACTGCGGCCACCTTTGCCATAGAGGAATCCATAACCAAAGGCGAAGCTGTAAAGGTGAGTTTGAGCGAGTGGGGAATAAGCTAAACATACTTCTTCTGTCGAGATACTTCCCGCCGGAAATAGGTACCTCAGCGAACCTATTTTTTGAGCTGGCCAGGGGATTGACTTCCAACGGTCACAACGTGACGGTCGTAACGAGCTTTCCCTGGTACAACCTGGCGAGCATTCCTGACAAATACCGCGGCAAGCTCTATATGAGGGAAGACCTTGATGGAGTTGAAGTCATAAGACTGGTTTTTCCCTTGGTCGGTCCCAGAAATCTCAAGCTGGCCATGGGCCATCTGACTGTTCCGCTCACAACATTTGTGGGCGGCTTGATTGCAGCAAAACCCGACATCGTTTGCGTCTATTCACCGCCGCTCTTCATGGGCATTAGCGCCTGGCTATTGAAGATATTCCGGAAAACCCCTTTCATCTTCAACGTCCAGGACCTGCACCCGCAATGCTACATCGACCAGGGAATCTTGAAGAACAGATTGGGGATACGCATTCTTGAATCCATGGAAAGACTATGCTACAGGAAGGCAGCCTTGATTACCGTCCATTCGAGTGGGAACAAAGCCCACATTGTGCATGCGAAGGGAATCGACGAGAAAAAAGTCAAGGTTCTGCACAACTGGATAGATACAGACGAAATGAAACCTCTGCCCAAGGATAATGAATTCCAGAAACGTTATGGCCTCGACGGGAAATTCGTCGTTGGGTATGCAGGGACTCTTGGTATGTCACAAGGAGCTCTGACCGTGATAGAGGCGGCGAACATACTTAGGGGGAGAAAAGATATCGAATTCTTCATAGTCGGGGATGGAATCGAGAAACAGAAGATGGAAGACCGGGTCAGTGAGCTTGGATTGAAAAATGTCAGGTTTCTGGGGATGCAGCCAAAGTCCGTGTATCCTTATGTGGTAGCTTCCTGGGATGTGGGGCTCGTGACTCTGAACAGCAAAGTGAAAACTCCGGTTGTCCCTTCTAAGATTCTTGGTATCATGGCTGCTGCGAGGCCGGTGCTTGCGAGCGTGCCTCTGGACGGCGATGCTCCGAAACTGATAGAAAAGGCTGGATGTGGCATCTGTGTTGAGCCCGAAAATCCTGAGGAACTCGCCGGAAAAATCGTTTTCCTTGCAGAAAACAGAGATGCGTGTGAAAGATTCGGGAGGAACGGCCGTGAGTATGCCGTGAAGAATCTTTCCCTGAAGACAATTGTGAAAGATTTTGAGAATACTATTGACTCCGTGCTCGTTCAGAGATGACAGTCCGGAGATTAGTGTCCACGACACTAGATTGGCGGGGGAACAATGAGCGATGACTACAGAAAATCCTATGAGGGGCAGGTAATCCTTGTTACTGGCGGAGCGGGGGCTATCGGAACCAATCTCACCAGGGCCCTGTCGGATGCCAATGCCAGGATGGTGGTTATTCTGGACGACCTTTCATCCGGCTACACCTGGAATATTCCAAGCCGGAACAACATCATGTTTGTAGAAGGGTGCGTGACGGATGATGTCTGTTTGAAAAGGGTCTTTTTTGAACAGCCCAAGTATGTCTTTCATCTGGCAGCATTCTTTGCGAATCAGAACTCAGTGGATTATCCCGAGAGAGACCTGAAAGTCAACGGCATGGGAACACTCAGACTTCTTGAATACTCTCATTTCAACAAAGTCGAGAAATTTGTCTATGCATCGTCCGGCTGCTCTATCTACGGCAGCTCTGCGCCGCTTCCTCTGACAGAGGAATTCATGTCGCTGAACCTGAGCTCCCCATATCAGATAACCAAGATGCTCGGAGAGCTCTACTGCAATTTCTTCAGAAATCACTATGGTCTCAAAGTAGTGAAAACCAGATTCTTCAACTCGTACGGCCCTGGTGAAGTTCCCGGGCAGTACAGAAATGTGATTCCCAATTTTATCTACTGGGCGATGAAGGGACAGGTTCTGCCGATCACCGGCACCGGGGAAGAAACAAGGGATTTCACCTACGTGGGTGATCTGGTTGACGGCTTGCTGAGGGCCGGATATTTCGAGGCCGCGGTCGGAGAAGAGTTCAACCTCGCTTCGGGGAGAGAGACCAAGATAATCGAACTTGCGAATATGATCAATGAAGCGGTAGGAAACAAGGCGGGAGTGAAGTTCATTCAGAAGAGAAAATGGGATACGAAAAGCAGGCTCCTCGCTTCAACCAAGAAGGCAAAGTCCCTGATTGGATATGAGCCCGGGACAGACTTCAGAGAAGGATTGAGGAATGCAATAAAGTGGTTCAAAGACAATTGGGAAGACATAGAGGAAAGCGCTTCTTTTGCCCCCGGTGTGTCCTCCGCTGTCAGGGATAAATGAATTCGGGGACACATCACCAAATTTGATGCACCATTCCGTGCACTGCAAAGCCCCAAATTTCGACGATTTCCGATGGCCTGGCTCTTTTTCGAGCATCGGGACTATGTGACGTGGCCTGAAAACGCTCGGCTGTGGCTGTTTTTCCCTGGAATCATCCCTGTCTGATAACGATTACGCTCTTATACTTCTCTCAAAAGAGAGTAAGACATCGGCCGTTGAGATTCGTCGAATCGCAGAAGAGGAAGGTTGCACGATTGCGCTGATTTTCCCCCTAGAGTCCTTACCGGTTGGATTCCGGCAAACGCGGAAGAGAGACTCCTCCGGGAGCCGGGTGTTGAATCAATCTTCCGGACAGAGATTCCACTGGAAGTTCTTAATTTCGCAGACGCCCCGGAGAAGGCAGGACTTAACTTCTTTGATTCTTTTCTCGCACGCGAGCGCTACGGTGTCGCCCCAAAGAACATCTCTGAAGAAGAAACGAACTCCCGACCTATCCTGGATGACGCCCGGCCTCATCCTGAACCGGACTGGCCCGCCATAAGGAAGAACCTTGAGAAAATGCCTTCTCTTTCGCCTCTCAGCGAGCAGTGTAACAGCGATGACATGATGGGAACTGTCGCCGTGACCTTGTTTTTTGTGGAGAGTGACGGCACGAGAGATCCGAACACATACTCGTGGTCAACTGCTGCGTATCAGCAGACCGTTAACAGGGCGGCTCAGGGATTGAACTGGTGGGTGGGTCAGGCGTCAAACTACGGCAGAGCCCTAACGTTCATGATCATCAACTATCCGCCGACTGACTCGAGATGCCAGACCGGCTATGAGCCAATAATACATGCTTCGTGGGAGGCAGGGTACGGAGGGTGCACAAGCTGCGGACTTTGCAGCCACGGTGTTGAAATCCGGAATTGCGAATACTGCAATCATCAGTCGGTGAACTGCATGATGAAAAACAACTCATGGACACTGTGCGCCTACACCCCGGGCCATGTTGGCTGGCTTTCGACTCCTCTTGCCAAGTACTACCGGCATTCGATCGCTGATTCATCAGGCAACAATAACGGTATGGCAGACCCGGGCGAAACAGTCTCAATGTCTGTCGTTATCAAGAACTATGGCACGGCAATATCCTCAGTAGCAGCTACACTTTCCACGGCCGACTCGGCAATCGTTGTTCAGAGCTCCTATGCTCAGTTTTCAAATCTCAACACCGGTGAAACCGGGACGTCGCTGACTCCATATTCGTTTCATGTGGCCGACTGGGCCCTAAAAGGAAGAATAGCCAGCTTTGATCTGCACATCACTGCTGCAGGCTACGAGACCACATCGACATTTCAAATTGGCATAGGCTTTCCCACCGTATTGCTGGTTGATGACGACAGCGGCGCATCCTATGAGATCTTCTACCAAGATGCGCTCAGCGCAGTGGGCATTCCTGCTCGCGTGTGGAACAGAAAAGCCGCAGGGACTCCGCCATTCTCCGAGATGAGATGGTACAAGGCGGTCATATGGTTCACTTCTTATGATGTCTCTTTCACACTGGATGGAAATGACGAGCGAGCGCAGGAGCAGTACCTGAACAACGGTGGATCTCTTCTACTTTCATCGCAGGACTACCTGGCCGAGCGGTTTGAGTACTTTGCAGCGAATTGTCTGCATGTGTCGGCTGTGGAATTTGACACCTGGAGTTTTCTTGAGGGAGGGATTGATGGAGATCCGATCTCTGACGGGCTCAGTCTTTCCATGAGCTATCCTTTCCCAAACTATTCTGATGACATTACGCCCG
The Candidatus Eisenbacteria bacterium DNA segment above includes these coding regions:
- a CDS encoding TolC family protein gives rise to the protein MSKPHRIIRFVSAVLLLSALMPLRSSMGDTLTIDTAVSLGLGKHPDFRFARGGLNVARGDFWRTVSPASPIASIENEQVPRGLGISNYGEQRIGIGQSLEFPVVTIFRARAMALAAQSAESNTELAKAASRSEIRMTFVRAWLSGLRAVAADSLANAAELLARSGEKREAVGEITSLEKDRLTVQKEQFAREHAAAQLRLRVAVTQLEQLIGTQLEPGIVLAKPALEELANPENADLEDESAFVKRAVLLGESSRSWLTAEKLAWLPRIEVRIFRQLASNEKFWGGELGFSLPVWYMLGERGDIQKARGESEKALASSESARREWATRWTEASLSLDAALNTLGNFEGSALPVSRRALRAAIRSYEVGEVGITDLLSSFIQEQGVELGYLDAIENAWHWRTQLDILTAGYQKK
- a CDS encoding sodium:calcium antiporter, with amino-acid sequence MNTTETQVGRNLFLLFLAVLATVPWIVAKYAGLHLDPGWEVALSGLAIIGAAFLISWAAEVAQFDVPRSVAMAAVALIAVLPEYAVDIYLAWRAGDSPSYIPLVSANMTGGNRLLVGVGWSLTAVLAWWSLRPGNKRSSGHAHAHGARSDYRERRITLEDELSIEFCFLAIPTVYCFTLWIKSTISLWDTAFLVLTYCAYIWTTLKGPLREPEVEGPAKILSGLRRRFRVSATLILFLFAAFVIVIATKPFAEGLIAVGKRMGIDEFLLIQWIAPLASESPEIIVVAYFAARGFGTAAMTAIISSKINQWTLLVSSLPIAFSLSQGKMGHIPLDPRPREEVLLTACQSFFALAVIADLTISLWEALVLFALFATQLFFPTLEARYFYSAVYVVLGLIVLTKKGPALRKNFSYLMRYLK
- a CDS encoding bi-domain-containing oxidoreductase, translated to MKVLAQNYSNGSLEMLEVPMIASQKGLLVKTMASVVSVGTEKAMIDVARKSLLGKALARPDWVKQVIDKVKQEGLMEAWRQSKARLDMPVPLGYSCAGIVQSVGEGEGDFRVGDRVGCSGSGHASHAEWNAVPSNLCAKIPDNVSFEDASYVAVGGIAMEAVRLARPEFGHKIGIIGLGLLGQIAVQIARAAGCHVLGIDVVDWKCELALRSGAERVAVAGKDDPIAAAREFSGHDGLDAVIILASVDSDEPLIQAARMARERGRIIAGGLVGLNVPRQLFYEKELEFAVSRAWGPGLYDLDYEERGFKYPVAYARWTAQRNMEEFLRMVSIGSIKLDCLTTQRFPFEKALQAYEMLMSGKESALGVVLQYPEKDQTRDKPVARMESPRGRIESAESGRVHADRGSGKVRVGVIGAGLFARGTLLPAMKKVPDMDFAAVTDSRGLNAKVTADLKKFRYTASDYLEILRDNDIDLVFVLTRHDSHYKLVCETLKSGKPVFVEKPLCIRGDQLREIAGTYNSLVASGSNPFLMVGFNRRFAPTTKMCIEFVKKSRDASVVQIRCNAGFISQESWVHKKDEGGGRIIGEVCHFVDLAQAITGGLPEKVFACCTESSKGLRDSLTVSMQMDNGAVAGITYASNGDKSFPREEVQVFAGDSVCVIDNFKNIEFVRSGKRRSKRSLEVDRGHVGELRAACDAIRNGRPSPIDFRSIVATTAATFAIEESITKGEAVKVSLSEWGIS
- a CDS encoding glycosyltransferase family 4 protein — encoded protein: MGNKLNILLLSRYFPPEIGTSANLFFELARGLTSNGHNVTVVTSFPWYNLASIPDKYRGKLYMREDLDGVEVIRLVFPLVGPRNLKLAMGHLTVPLTTFVGGLIAAKPDIVCVYSPPLFMGISAWLLKIFRKTPFIFNVQDLHPQCYIDQGILKNRLGIRILESMERLCYRKAALITVHSSGNKAHIVHAKGIDEKKVKVLHNWIDTDEMKPLPKDNEFQKRYGLDGKFVVGYAGTLGMSQGALTVIEAANILRGRKDIEFFIVGDGIEKQKMEDRVSELGLKNVRFLGMQPKSVYPYVVASWDVGLVTLNSKVKTPVVPSKILGIMAAARPVLASVPLDGDAPKLIEKAGCGICVEPENPEELAGKIVFLAENRDACERFGRNGREYAVKNLSLKTIVKDFENTIDSVLVQR
- a CDS encoding NAD-dependent epimerase/dehydratase family protein gives rise to the protein MSDDYRKSYEGQVILVTGGAGAIGTNLTRALSDANARMVVILDDLSSGYTWNIPSRNNIMFVEGCVTDDVCLKRVFFEQPKYVFHLAAFFANQNSVDYPERDLKVNGMGTLRLLEYSHFNKVEKFVYASSGCSIYGSSAPLPLTEEFMSLNLSSPYQITKMLGELYCNFFRNHYGLKVVKTRFFNSYGPGEVPGQYRNVIPNFIYWAMKGQVLPITGTGEETRDFTYVGDLVDGLLRAGYFEAAVGEEFNLASGRETKIIELANMINEAVGNKAGVKFIQKRKWDTKSRLLASTKKAKSLIGYEPGTDFREGLRNAIKWFKDNWEDIEESASFAPGVSSAVRDK